The genomic region AAATCTTTAATAGTATAACCGAGCATGATCAATTTGAGGTTCTGTACTACCTGTGTAAGCTGAGAGAAATACTTGAGCAAAAGTTTCAGACACCATTGAATATTCAGACACACATGcaagaaaaactgaaattaaagtacagtatttcacacaaagtatacacacacacacataatttataTCGTGTATTGGATTAGTGGTGTCTAACTATTTGGTATACGCCAGTTGTTTAGTTAATGTGACAGATGATACTCACttaaaagaaattaagaaaaacatgtGTATACAGTCGTCAAGTTTTTATCATCTAATTATTAGTAACTCTAGAAATATTTAGTAATCCAATAATAGCTCAAGGGATTTTCTTTGATTTAGCTATTAGCAAAAAATGAGCTTCTTATAACCTCGCTATTAGTAGGAAAAGGAGATTTTTGAGAAGTAACTAATAGCAATAAAAGGAAAGTTTATACAATCTAACGATTTGCAGTTCAAGATATAATTAATGATTTAACTATTAATAGCTCAAgaaatctatattaatttagataTATGTAGAAAAAGGAACTTTGTATAATATAAGTAGTTCAAGAGATCTATATTGATTTAGATATATGTAGGAAAAAGAACTTTTTATAATCTAATTATTAGTAGCTCAAGAGATATAAGATAATTTAGctataagtaattatttttaaagcaaattgtGCTGGTatattaaaagtaacaattacaaaaaaacgaTGTTATTTAGcacaataacagataaaattacttaatatgaCTAGTTTCAGTGAGAGTGTTATCTTCTTCAGGACCAAATTCTCCAGTGTCTTTTAAACTATAGAATTTTGCACTGATGAAGGTAAGACATTTACCGAAAATAGTCTTCTGTAagttctattaatttattttacttttactgtgCCAAAAAATGTCGTTTTCTGTAATTGTTACTCTTAATTGACATAAGTAGCTTGGTttggtttttagaatttcgcacaaagctactcgagggctatctgtactagccgtccctaatttagcagtataagactagagggaaggcagctagtcatcaccacccaccgccaactcttgggctattcttttactaacgaatagtgggattgaccgtcacattataacgcccccacggctgggagggcgagcatgtttggcgcgaacccgcgaccctcagattacgaagcgctcgccttaacgcgctaggccatgccaggccaacataAGTAGCAAAAGAAACTTCTAACAGTCTAACTATATGTAactcaagaaatattttattatttatatataagtagTAAGAGAAActtcttatattgtaataattcATAGCGcaataaaccaataataatttaactataaAGTTTGttcgtttggaattaagcacagaactacaAAATGAACTATCTTTGTCCATCATGAGTACCTAATAGTTAAATTATaagattcttttattttatgtacatcaATAAAGTTGTTCAAATTAATCCTAAAACTATGCCTTTTCTCTAAATGTTCGTTCTTCTGtcaatatttcattgtataacTGCAATAAAAGTATCATAGAAAACTTTATTGTTTAGTTAACTGAGACGCAAAGGTTTTAAAAATGATATGTTTTGATATTGGAAAAGATCTTAGGATACTTTTCACATACTGTTTTTGGACTAAAATCGTTggttaatatagttattacttTGAGGGAAAAATACCCAACCAGAATTGACGTTTATTATAAGACATAGAACAACGTAACTGAAATTTtcgttataaaaataatttttagtccCAATTTTGAGGTGTAGTTTTAAAggtgttataaaaacataaatttgcaATCAGTGCCATATTTCAGTGGCTTATACCCAATATTCCAGAGtaatttatgaattatattttcaTCATGAGGGAAACTCCAGCAATTTTGacatatgtgttatatatataattgcattcaaaatcaaataacagtattatttttcctaaaaaaaacactttagctGGCCAAAgaagattaatttatttataattctaataGAAACCAGAGTGGATAAAATATAATTGCTATGTTCAAAATTTGACTTATGttctatagctttaaaatattgtCCGTCCTGTTGCTTTAAAGGGTCTGATAAGCTGTTCGTAATAATGAACTGTGatctttgaattaaaaatatcaaacgcAGTACGTGACCAAAAAACGCACGAGAATTAGATATAAGACAAATGTCTATTCAAGAATCATGGGTTCGAGGTGGCTCCATAGCCTCACCTTGATAACAGGTACAAGTTTGACGGTGATTTACAGTAAGTGGGGGCTGTAACAGAGAGACTTTTATCTCAAGGTAGTTTAGTTTGATTTTTAAGTTTCATATAGCTCTGTTttgttattaactttattgtttctAGTAGGTAAACTGGTTGTTCAATATCAAACCAAACCCACATGTTCAACAGGCTAAGCTCAATTTCCTAATACTTCTGGTAAAggccaaataaacaacattaccATTTTGGCTTAGAAAATTGAatgaaaacatcataaatatgACCAGCCTGACGTCACACATTAAAGTATAAAAGAGATCTATTTTACGTCGATTGTATCACTTGTACAGAGAACACAACCATGAACACTTTGGTAAGTAAACTTATGAAAGCATAAGCCTTTCAATCTGAGAGAAAAATCCATTGATGTAACATGTACTCAAATATATTACCATTGAAACTAATTTCTTATTCGTTCAatcattttaagaatattttattataaatatgtaatagatAATCAGCATTTCCAAAAGCAAATTATATTgcatattctaaaatattaatcAGTTTTTACATCGATAGTATGACATTtaataactgtatatttttatgCAGTTGTACAAtagttgttgttgtcttttttctAGATCGTCATTACTCTTCTCGGCTTGTTGACCGACACCCAGGGAGGTTTTCTTAATGCTCCCTTCGGATCAGCTGTCGTTCAACGCACCGTTACCCGTAGTTTCGTTGCCCCAGGAGCTGTCACCAATGGTGCTATTGCCCACGGTGTTGCCGCTCCGGGAGCTGTCGCCCATGGTGCTGTTGCCCACGGTGTTGCATTCCCAGGAGCAGTTGCCCATGGTGTTGTAGCACCAGGAGCTGCCATCCATGGTGCTGTTGCCCACGGTGTTGCATTCCCAGGAGCTGTCGCCCATGGTGTTGTAGCACCAGGAGCTGCCATCCATGGTGCTGTTGCCCACGGTGTTGCATTCCCAGGAGCTGTCGCCCATGGTGCTGTTGCCCATGGAGCTGTTGCCCACGGCGTTGCATTCCCAGGAGCTGTCGCCCATGGTGCTGTTGCCCATGGAGCTGTTGCCCACGGCGTTGCATTCCCAGGAGCTGTCGCCCATGGTGCTATTGCTCCTGCAACTGTTGCCACTCATGGTGTCGTTGCTGGAGGTCCTATTGGAACCATCGGAGCTGCTCAAAGTGCTCTGGCTGCTGCTAAGGGAGGGGCACTTTTGCAGGGAGCCTTCGCTGCTCGTGCCGTTCCTTCTGTCTCCAGAATCGGCTTTGGACATGGTATTGGCCTTGCTCCTGCTGGTGTAAGATACGCTGCACACGGTTTCGCTGGATCTTATGGACATGGTCTTGCTGCGCCCTATGGCTATGCTGGTGCTCATGGTTTGGGATACGGACATAATTTTGGTATTGCCAAATCTCTGGTCCACTAAGTACTCTGACAAtgagttaatttattaaattgtgtGAAACAACCGTTACCAAAAGTTATAGggtgtattaaagaaataaatgaaatagtaaAAAACTTGGTGCGTAATTGGAATTTGTAACTGGAGCATCTTAtgtatatagtaatttattaattgtatatGTCGCAACTTAATGTAACCTAGTAAACGAATGCTTGGAAtggcattttatatttataaaaaaacataattcctttttgtatttaacatttttatacaatatatttctgtaaacatCAACTATCTTAGAATAATTGAACATCAGATCAAACAAAACTTTAGCTGATGCTGGGAAAACAGTGTACAAACCACAAAAGTTGTAACAacatacaatgtaaaaaaaacaacaacaacattagcCCATGAGTTTTAACACACATCAAAAACggaaaatattgaatttttcgTTGACCAAAGATAGTTAACAGATAAAATCCGTGTTCTTAACTTCAGATGATagtataagaaaaaaatcaaattttttaaatcttgattcattaatgtgacggtcaattccactattcgttggtaaaaaagtagcccaagagttggcgttgagtggtaatgactagttgccttccctctagtcttacactgctaaattagggatggctcgcgcaggtagccctggtgtagctttgctagaatttaataacaaatcaaacaattaattaatgaataatatttatgtcCATAATGCTATGAAGTTGTATAAGATCGACCGATCTAATAGCAATATCTGTAAATAATGGTATCTTGATGTATTACGTCATAACATGACATTCCCTAAGTAAAGATATTAAATAAGTAACAAGAGTTTATATCAGCACTTGACAagtgcagagagccctcgtgaagctttgcgtgaatttgaaaacaaatcaaacaaatcatATAACAAGATTATGTTTATGATGCTGAACCCATTTATATCCAGCTGAATTTTTAGTCTACTATACATATATTACTTCATTCATTAAAGGAGAAACCCTATCAAGGAAAATACTAATTTATTACCCGTCACTAAAAATTCACCCGATCTTCATAGATATGAGAATAGTAAATAAACCGAATTAGTTTCCTGACTGAACGtcaattaaatattatatcacaaaGTGTTAAACAACTGTTCTTTTATACACAAAGgtttctttgtttccttttaaatatAGTTAAAAGTCATTACAAGAAACTTTCCCAGAGGCCAAGGTTTATTAATTATCTACAATTACATTTAGTATTTTCGcttccaggcccggcatggctaagtgtgttaaggttttcgactcgtgatccgaggttcgcgggttcaaatcccggtcgcactaaacatgctcaacctttcagccgtggggcgttataagtgacgaccaattccactattcgttggtaaaagagtagcccaagagttggcggtgggtggtgatgactagctgccttccctctagtcatacactgctaaattatggacggttagcacagatagccttcgagtagctttgcgcgaaattaaaaaaaaatcgctTCCCTTAATTTTAATATCGTAAATGCTTTCCAttcattttataacatacaaattaTTCAATTGTTTCTAAGTCCCTGACATGTCTCCTCGTGTTCTAGCTAAAACAATAGTTAAAAGGACAATCAGTGTCAAAAAGGCTTTTATTTCAATAGCAGGGATTATCAGTTCGGCTGGGATAAGACGAGATCTACCACTTGAAAGACAATAAAAGAAACATGAattagtgaattttatttttagggTTAATTGTTCTGATTAACTGTTAATCAAAATGATTGATCTGGGCcttgaaaatgtaaaatgattCATGTGTTACGACAATCAAGTCCAAAAGGTATTTAATTTCCGAACCTAGTCGTTATTATTTTATCTACTAACTCATAAAAAAACTACAATTTGGACAAAGCTATAATATGTGAAAACGATTAGTCATGTCTTAAAATACATgattttgaaaagaaattaaaaaaatatacaaaagaacaGAAGGTTGGAAtgctaataaaacaaatatatgtttggAGAATATTTTCTTATCTCCAAATGTATTCTTAGAACAAAGTCAGATAATAATACGAATTCGAAATTTAGTCAACTTTCAATTGGAAGGAACAATctcactgaattttttttattctgttatgATAAACGTTTCAGTCTACACATATATACTTAAAGATGTGTGTGAAAGGGTTGACAGAACAATCCGTTTTACTTAAAAACTAATTAACATTCTTTTGATTTATCCCTCTATCTGTAACATAAAGAATACATTCTATTGTTTCTCGTTATCACAACGTTTATAGTAAAGATTAAGATACCGTTATCTGTACCTGCCTTAGTAGAAGGTCTAAACTAGTTCACACAACGTTCAGCTTTTGGGTCTGTGATAAAATCAACGCTGGTGGCTTCCATAGTTATTCTAACGAGACCATAACTTTTTTCATAGTGCATGACTGCTGTCTCGTGAAAGCTAGAGCTCTCAAGGTTTCacatattgttttttctttcatgtttaaAACTATGTATCTATGTATTCTGGTTAGCATGCGACCCGTACCAGTGTTTTGttctatgtaaaaataaaaaataaaaagtggtcAGAGTAAAGGTGTACGGCTGTAGGACGTCCTTGGGTATGGTGAAAGTGACGTCAAATAAGGAAGTATATAAGTGGTCTGTGAAAGATACTGGTACTGTGGTACTGTGTCTCGATTTGTTTGTCGTT from Tachypleus tridentatus isolate NWPU-2018 chromosome 1, ASM421037v1, whole genome shotgun sequence harbors:
- the LOC143246645 gene encoding uncharacterized protein LOC143246645 gives rise to the protein MNTLIVITLLGLLTDTQGGFLNAPFGSAVVQRTVTRSFVAPGAVTNGAIAHGVAAPGAVAHGAVAHGVAFPGAVAHGVVAPGAAIHGAVAHGVAFPGAVAHGVVAPGAAIHGAVAHGVAFPGAVAHGAVAHGAVAHGVAFPGAVAHGAVAHGAVAHGVAFPGAVAHGAIAPATVATHGVVAGGPIGTIGAAQSALAAAKGGALLQGAFAARAVPSVSRIGFGHGIGLAPAGVRYAAHGFAGSYGHGLAAPYGYAGAHGLGYGHNFGIAKSLVH